A DNA window from Stigmatella aurantiaca contains the following coding sequences:
- a CDS encoding DUF2380 domain-containing protein has protein sequence MTQAGAGRSAGGAGSTVTRNASAPQRQRATETRQAVLSAVGEVKGTTGELASTLSKLATRPPTSLLNRGLSGLNGVFKRHLDYGSNQLPWIQGALGGITTLTEASSEVAHPDMQLALLRMSGPKLQAATSGTLLLAAWVDFLNLADVVLRECPAYSIEKLVVDMHRVQGMVEPSMTALASADPEKVEAVATALPDVMGELTREFQSLEEGARVAMERSGQIMAVAQLVEMLTMVSAMRLALPRLPPAAPATLGTGLVVGSNGVMVGSQVVVSAEWVETMRRLVQAGVLSAPAVSAAVRIHAGMTMAQASGELPQGVRDALGEGPEVRAMHETGRAGAGMGEAPKHHVLPREHREWFEQRGFTGDMDIDRFCVRMERASHEAIHGGGDWRLGRLWPGEWNRMIMKVLGEAEEEVGRMLTRNEVLEIVAREMGRYKIPMSFVSGRR, from the coding sequence GTGACGCAGGCGGGCGCCGGGCGCTCGGCGGGAGGGGCGGGGAGCACAGTCACCCGTAACGCTTCGGCGCCCCAGCGGCAGCGCGCCACCGAGACACGTCAAGCCGTCCTTTCGGCCGTGGGCGAGGTGAAGGGCACCACGGGCGAGTTGGCCAGCACGCTCTCGAAGCTCGCGACCCGTCCACCCACCAGCCTGCTCAACCGAGGCTTGAGCGGCCTCAACGGCGTGTTCAAACGCCACCTCGACTATGGCTCCAACCAACTGCCCTGGATTCAGGGGGCACTCGGCGGCATCACCACCCTGACGGAGGCGTCCTCGGAAGTGGCCCACCCCGACATGCAGCTGGCCCTGCTACGCATGAGCGGCCCAAAGCTCCAGGCGGCCACCTCCGGCACCCTCCTGCTCGCCGCGTGGGTGGACTTCCTGAACCTCGCCGACGTCGTGCTCCGAGAGTGCCCCGCCTATAGCATCGAGAAGCTCGTCGTGGACATGCACCGCGTGCAGGGGATGGTGGAGCCCTCCATGACGGCGCTCGCCTCGGCGGACCCCGAGAAGGTGGAAGCCGTGGCCACCGCGCTTCCTGACGTGATGGGCGAACTCACCCGCGAGTTCCAGTCCCTCGAGGAGGGAGCGCGCGTAGCCATGGAACGCTCCGGGCAGATCATGGCGGTGGCGCAGCTCGTGGAGATGCTCACCATGGTTTCTGCGATGAGGCTGGCGCTGCCAAGGTTGCCTCCGGCCGCTCCCGCCACGCTGGGCACAGGGCTCGTCGTGGGCTCCAACGGCGTCATGGTGGGCTCGCAGGTGGTGGTCTCGGCCGAGTGGGTGGAGACGATGCGCCGGTTGGTGCAGGCAGGCGTGCTCTCCGCCCCGGCCGTCAGCGCGGCTGTCCGCATTCACGCCGGAATGACGATGGCGCAGGCGAGCGGGGAGTTGCCCCAGGGCGTGCGCGATGCGCTGGGCGAGGGACCCGAGGTCCGCGCCATGCACGAGACCGGCAGGGCAGGGGCAGGCATGGGTGAGGCCCCCAAGCACCACGTCCTGCCGCGCGAGCACCGCGAGTGGTTCGAGCAGCGCGGCTTCACGGGCGACATGGACATCGACCGGTTCTGCGTCCGCATGGAACGGGCGAGCCACGAGGCGATCCATGGCGGTGGCGACTGGCGCCTGGGTCGCCTGTGGCCCGGTGAATGGAATCGGATGATTATGAAGGTGCTTGGTGAAGCCGAGGAAGAGGTTGGCCGCATGTTGACGCGCAACGAGGTCCTGGAAATCGTCGCCAGGGAGATGGGGCGCTATAAAATCCCGATGAGCTTTGTCTCTGGGAGACGGTGA
- a CDS encoding NUDIX hydrolase: MSEGSAWEGNWVARLYERVRERGHTSLTAFAEARPTASLVELAEELGEDVAGVQVFKGLVEEAERNRRLTRLVRGQLVRELSESLPDGWPAVMDDANRFKVAKALGAWSAYTPETHEERVKQARAALRAAPPPPGWRPLGPDDELLRTLLPDEEV; this comes from the coding sequence ATGAGCGAGGGGAGTGCCTGGGAGGGCAACTGGGTAGCCCGCCTGTATGAGCGGGTCCGCGAGCGCGGTCACACCTCGCTCACGGCTTTTGCCGAGGCACGCCCTACTGCCTCTCTGGTTGAACTGGCCGAGGAGCTGGGCGAGGACGTCGCCGGAGTGCAGGTGTTCAAGGGCCTGGTTGAAGAGGCAGAACGGAATCGTCGACTCACCCGCTTGGTGCGTGGACAACTAGTGCGCGAACTGTCGGAGAGTCTCCCCGACGGTTGGCCAGCCGTGATGGACGATGCAAACCGCTTCAAGGTCGCCAAGGCACTCGGTGCGTGGTCCGCCTATACCCCGGAGACCCATGAGGAGCGCGTCAAACAGGCTAGGGCAGCGCTGCGCGCCGCACCGCCGCCGCCCGGCTGGCGCCCGCTTGGCCCCGACGACGAGCTGCTGCGCACGCTCCTGCCCGACGAGGAGGTCTGA